A section of the Engystomops pustulosus chromosome 3, aEngPut4.maternal, whole genome shotgun sequence genome encodes:
- the LOC140122924 gene encoding serine/threonine-protein kinase SBK1-like, which translates to MEFCNFEVKKISEKNFQFLEYLGQGTYGQVVKARERATGKMVALKMMEKSKTKRTSFLEELCTCIFLSSYHGIIFTHSSIVDCVDHYVLAQDLAPAGTLCALIQPDVGIPEVMVRRCALQLCGALEFMHSKQLVHRDLKPDNVLLMDKECHQVKLSDFGLTQKVGTPVPFMSPIIPYMSPELCNLRPTETITNDVSVDIFALGVLLFVAFSGKFPWRKAVEQDQLFRKFVCWQNGVDHVPPPKHWENFNGAAQELFHVLLCQDPKARSLLSVPTYAEIPWGVEDILEQPFQLLFAEDGIQEYNGEIIIIEAEDEYIIVENHGDIECIIVDEATNESTSSPSQTTVMFLVDDTSLALGCEVEVT; encoded by the exons ATGGAATTCTGCAACTTTGAGGTGAAAAAGATTTCCGAAAAGAATTTCCAGTTCCTGGAGTATCTGGGACAAGGAACCTACGGCCAAGTGGTCAAGGCACGTGAGAGGGCAACAG GTAAAATGGTTGCCCTCAAAATGATGGAAAAGAGCAAAACAAAGAGGACCTCCTTCCTAGAGGAGCTTTGTACCTGCATCTTCCTGTCCAGCTACCATGGGATCATCTTCACGCACTCCTCCATTGTGGACTGTGTGGACCACTATGTGCTGGCCCAGGATTTGGCTCCTGCAGGAACCCTCTGCGCTCTCATCCAGCCTGAT GTCGGGATTCCAGAGGTGATGGTGCGGCGCTGTGCACTACAGCTGTGCGGAGCTCTAGAGTTCATGCACAGCAAACAACTGGTGCACAGAGACCTTAAGCCTGACAATGTGTTATTAATGGACAAGGAATGTCACCAGGTCAAGCTGAGTGACTTTGGCTTGACCCAGAAGGTGGGAACTCCTGTTCCATTTATGTCCCCCATAATTCCCTACATGTCGCCGGAGCTTTGTAATTTAAGACCTACGGAAACCATAACTAACGATGTAAGCGTGGATATATTTGCCTTGGGTGTTTTGTTGTTTGTCGCATTTTCTGGAAAATTTCCGTGGAGAAAAGCGGTCGAGCAGGATCAACTTTTTAGGAAATTTGTTTGTTGGCAAAATGGTGTGGATCATGTTCCACCTCCGAAGCATTGGGAAAATTTCAACGGAGCAGCCCAGGAACTTTTTCATGTGCTGCTTTGCCAGGATCCCAAGGCCAGGAGTCTTCTCAGTGTCCCAACGTATGCCGAAATTCCATGGGGAGTAGAAGATATTCTGGAGCAACCTTTTCAATTATTATTTGCAGAAGATGGTATTCAGGAATATAATGGTGAGATCATCATCATAGAAGCAGAGGATGAATATATAATAGTGGAAAATCATGGGGACATAGAATGCATCATAGTTGATGAAGCCACCAATGAGTCCACCAGCAGCCCCAGCCAAACAACGGTGATGTTTCTTGTGGATGACACCAGTCTGGCTTTGGGATGTGAAGTTGAGGTCACGTAG